One Ignavibacterium sp. DNA segment encodes these proteins:
- a CDS encoding transcriptional repressor has protein sequence MRNEKAAEVFREFLKKGKNRITPERFEVLDEALEHEGHFGADDLFIKLKTSKSKVSRATVYNTLELLAHCDLLSKRNFGDNITRYESNYKRQTHDHLICVDCGKIVEFSDPRLNIMPKEISEKLGYELDSYSFNIFARCKNKKDCRTKK, from the coding sequence GTGAGAAACGAAAAAGCAGCAGAGGTATTCAGGGAATTTTTAAAAAAAGGTAAAAACCGGATAACACCTGAAAGATTTGAAGTCCTTGATGAAGCACTTGAACATGAAGGACATTTTGGAGCTGATGATCTTTTTATTAAACTAAAGACATCAAAATCCAAGGTGTCTCGAGCAACAGTTTACAACACCTTGGAACTTTTAGCACATTGTGATCTTTTAAGTAAGCGTAATTTTGGTGACAATATTACAAGATATGAAAGCAATTACAAACGCCAAACCCACGATCATCTGATTTGTGTTGACTGCGGAAAGATAGTTGAGTTTTCGGATCCAAGATTAAACATAATGCCTAAAGAGATCAGCGAGAAACTGGGTTATGAATTGGATAGCTATTCCTTTAATATTTTTGCCAGATGTAAGAATAAAAAAGACTGCCGCACGAAGAAATAA
- a CDS encoding MBL fold metallo-hydrolase — protein sequence MKKIKYPISWSKDNFSIKIFCSIPNIATGILVKASETFFIVDPGDGILRDLNKELKPNQILQVSDIFITHGHHDHVGGVWSLLTYLRVMNKTSLLTIHFPKGCIEILHIHNAFKKVYGDDLPYKIKLNEIDKSKPFVTNKVKVTPFPVVHKEYLFDKKTTRQVPSLGFKFTFEKKNICYGGDTAYCLELVKQAKGADLAIIEAGHDEDTPDGIHMTLNEAKSIGETAKEYFLVHVPE from the coding sequence ATGAAAAAAATTAAATATCCAATAAGCTGGAGCAAAGATAATTTTTCAATAAAGATTTTCTGTTCGATACCGAATATTGCAACAGGAATACTTGTTAAAGCATCTGAAACCTTTTTTATAGTTGATCCGGGTGATGGTATATTAAGAGACCTTAATAAAGAACTAAAGCCAAATCAGATATTACAAGTATCAGACATTTTTATTACACACGGACATCACGATCATGTTGGAGGTGTTTGGTCTTTATTGACATATCTGCGTGTTATGAATAAAACATCTCTGCTTACGATTCATTTTCCCAAAGGATGTATTGAGATTTTACATATACACAATGCATTTAAAAAAGTGTATGGAGATGATCTGCCTTACAAAATAAAACTAAATGAGATTGATAAAAGCAAGCCTTTTGTCACAAACAAAGTGAAAGTGACCCCATTCCCGGTAGTCCATAAAGAGTATTTATTTGATAAGAAAACAACAAGACAGGTACCTTCACTTGGTTTTAAATTTACTTTTGAAAAAAAGAATATCTGTTATGGTGGCGATACTGCATATTGTCTCGAACTTGTAAAACAAGCAAAAGGAGCAGACCTGGCAATTATTGAGGCAGGACACGATGAAGATACTCCTGATGGAATACACATGACATTGAATGAAGCAAAATCAATCGGCGAGACAGCAAAAGAGTATTTCTTAGTGCACGTACCTGAATAA
- a CDS encoding low molecular weight protein-tyrosine-phosphatase, with amino-acid sequence MIKVLFVCTGNICRSPAAEGIMKKKLIDSGLDKYVEVDSAGTIGYHTNELPDERMQMHALNRGYTLDHLARIFDPNIDGDKFNYILIMDDYNYDALTRMDTSNKFKKKILRTTDFSSHKEIREVPDPYCGTSEEFENVLDILEDSIDNFIKFIRKEIEKRSIK; translated from the coding sequence TTGATAAAAGTTTTATTTGTTTGCACTGGTAATATATGCCGTTCCCCTGCTGCAGAAGGAATTATGAAAAAGAAATTAATTGATTCAGGATTAGACAAATATGTTGAAGTTGATTCGGCAGGAACAATCGGATACCATACCAATGAACTACCAGACGAAAGGATGCAAATGCATGCTTTAAATAGAGGCTACACACTTGACCATCTTGCCAGAATATTCGATCCGAATATTGATGGAGATAAATTCAATTATATTCTAATAATGGATGATTATAATTACGATGCTTTGACCAGAATGGATACAAGTAATAAGTTCAAGAAAAAAATATTAAGAACAACAGACTTTTCTTCACACAAAGAAATTCGTGAAGTGCCTGATCCTTATTGTGGGACAAGCGAAGAATTCGAAAATGTGTTAGACATTCTTGAAGACAGTATAGATAATTTTATAAAATTTATCCGCAAAGAAATTGAAAAGAGAAGTATTAAATAA
- a CDS encoding fructosamine kinase family protein produces MKREVLNKIENFLSDNIKDCKSVAGGCINDSQILTTERRKKYFLKFNLFSNKDMFQKEANGLIELKKPSVIRVPDVISIDNDYLLLEMIEQGNKGKTFWEDFGRNFAKLHKYSGESYGFWEDNYIGSTPQLNLPEENEKTDWCEFYFNKRLLFQFRLAEKNGYADSILKSAFGKLEKNIFKILGNELFTPSLLHGDLWSGNFIIDINGNVCLIDPAVYYGNREADLAMTKLFGGFDQVFYGAYNEVFPFDDGYLYRENIYKLYHVLNHLNLFGGGYYGQALNLMKYYS; encoded by the coding sequence TTGAAAAGAGAAGTATTAAATAAGATAGAAAATTTTCTTTCTGATAATATTAAAGATTGCAAATCCGTTGCAGGCGGCTGCATAAATGATTCACAGATACTAACTACAGAAAGGAGAAAAAAATACTTTTTAAAATTCAATTTGTTTTCTAACAAGGATATGTTTCAAAAAGAAGCTAATGGCTTAATTGAACTAAAGAAACCAAGTGTAATCAGAGTTCCAGATGTAATATCAATTGATAATGACTATCTATTATTGGAGATGATAGAACAAGGTAATAAAGGAAAAACCTTTTGGGAAGATTTTGGCAGAAACTTTGCAAAACTGCATAAATATTCTGGCGAGTCCTATGGTTTTTGGGAAGATAATTATATTGGCTCAACTCCACAATTGAATTTACCAGAAGAAAATGAAAAAACTGATTGGTGCGAATTTTATTTTAATAAAAGATTATTGTTTCAATTCAGGTTAGCCGAAAAAAACGGTTATGCTGATTCAATATTAAAATCAGCATTTGGAAAACTTGAAAAGAATATTTTTAAAATACTTGGGAATGAACTTTTCACTCCTTCCCTGCTACATGGTGACCTTTGGAGTGGAAATTTTATTATTGATATAAATGGTAATGTGTGTTTAATTGATCCGGCTGTTTATTATGGCAACCGCGAAGCTGATCTGGCTATGACAAAATTATTTGGTGGATTTGATCAGGTATTTTACGGTGCTTACAACGAAGTATTCCCTTTTGATGATGGTTATCTATACAGAGAAAACATTTATAAACTTTATCACGTTCTCAATCATCTGAATTTATTCGGAGGCGGATACTATGGACAAGCTCTTAACCTGATGAAATATTATTCTTAA
- a CDS encoding FKBP-type peptidyl-prolyl cis-trans isomerase, whose product MKSILIVLLSAVLIYGCSGDPDFITLKSGLKYFDDKQGEGYSAKNGDLIEINYRGWIIKDSANLFGDWVVDTTKNNDLIANSYMMNQPIKFVLGSDSFIKGSEEGMVGMKPGGKRTIIIPSNLAYGKEGMGPIPPNTDIKVVIELLLAKEVPAVNMWDVDSTSLKTTPSGLKYFILQEGTGENVKPAQTVVVHYSGFLLDGTKFDSSVERDEPITFVAGVGQVIPGWDEGLLLLKKGSKARFVIPANLAYGQRDMGKIPPNSTLIFDVEMVDIVPAQDQQ is encoded by the coding sequence ATGAAAAGTATTCTCATTGTTCTTCTTAGTGCTGTTTTAATTTATGGCTGTTCTGGCGACCCTGATTTTATAACACTTAAATCCGGTTTGAAATATTTTGACGATAAACAAGGCGAAGGTTATAGTGCAAAAAATGGTGATCTTATCGAAATAAATTATAGGGGATGGATTATTAAAGATTCTGCAAATTTGTTTGGTGATTGGGTAGTTGATACTACAAAAAATAATGATTTGATTGCTAATTCTTATATGATGAATCAACCGATAAAGTTTGTTCTCGGATCTGATTCCTTTATTAAAGGTTCTGAAGAAGGAATGGTAGGGATGAAACCAGGCGGTAAAAGAACGATCATTATTCCATCAAATCTAGCTTATGGAAAAGAAGGAATGGGACCGATTCCTCCCAACACAGACATTAAAGTTGTTATAGAATTATTATTGGCAAAAGAAGTTCCTGCTGTTAATATGTGGGATGTTGATTCAACTTCATTAAAGACAACTCCAAGCGGATTAAAATATTTTATACTTCAGGAAGGTACCGGTGAAAATGTTAAGCCTGCTCAAACTGTTGTTGTTCACTACAGCGGATTTTTACTTGATGGAACTAAATTTGATTCCAGTGTTGAACGCGATGAGCCAATAACTTTTGTTGCAGGGGTTGGCCAGGTAATTCCCGGCTGGGACGAAGGTTTGCTGCTTCTGAAAAAAGGCAGTAAAGCAAGATTTGTTATACCTGCTAATCTAGCTTATGGTCAGCGTGATATGGGGAAGATACCGCCAAATTCAACTTTGATCTTTGATGTTGAAATGGTAGATATAGTTCCTGCACAAGATCAGCAATAA
- a CDS encoding M15 family metallopeptidase, whose protein sequence is MKILFSIISTVLFVLYSLNTEAQTFNHDEEVIVDCNYSLEEALSGIDIPKAIKKNLVLLNVEYYSFDNKLHRGQIVLHKRAAKDIIEIFEIIIVVKFPISKVIPIAKYKWSDEDSMNDNNTSAFNYRKVKGQKTLSAHSYGLAVDINPVQNPHIKRNIVQPVNGKYDINSAGTILKNSRIVQEFRKRGWQWGGTWRSSQDYQHFEKKN, encoded by the coding sequence ATGAAAATCCTGTTTAGCATAATTAGCACCGTGCTGTTTGTATTATATAGTTTAAATACTGAAGCACAAACTTTTAATCATGATGAAGAAGTAATAGTTGACTGCAATTATTCACTTGAGGAAGCCTTATCAGGAATAGATATACCTAAAGCTATTAAAAAAAATCTTGTGCTGCTGAACGTCGAATATTATTCCTTTGATAATAAACTGCATAGAGGACAAATTGTATTGCACAAAAGGGCTGCAAAAGATATTATTGAAATTTTTGAGATTATAATAGTAGTCAAATTTCCTATAAGTAAAGTAATACCTATTGCTAAATATAAATGGTCAGATGAGGATTCAATGAATGATAATAATACCTCGGCATTTAATTATAGAAAAGTGAAAGGACAAAAAACATTATCTGCTCATTCATATGGCTTGGCAGTAGATATAAACCCAGTACAAAATCCACATATAAAGCGAAATATTGTACAGCCCGTAAACGGGAAGTATGATATTAACTCTGCAGGAACAATATTAAAAAATTCCAGAATTGTTCAGGAATTTAGAAAACGAGGCTGGCAATGGGGCGGAACCTGGAGAAGTTCACAAGATTATCAACACTTTGAAAAGAAAAATTAA
- a CDS encoding alpha/beta hydrolase-fold protein: protein MKKFLLSLFLLSFFELQPQVKCKFIVNSKLSDENSVICITGNHKLLGEWNPSLVQLLKINDSTWSREFVFEKHQKLEFKFTLGSWDMEALDSAGKKFPNFQMNITNDTTLVFKFNNWGKEHNDFKGKITGSVRYHKNFIGINIPARDIIVWLPPSYDSLKNKRYPVLYMNDGQNIVDPLTSAFGIDWQIDEAADSLIKNHSINEMIIVGIYNSDKRNSEYSNTPLGNAYMNFIVNQLKPFIDVTYRTLDNRENTTICGSSLGGLISFILVWEYDYVFSKAACFSPAFKIDQFDYVTSVENYSGARKDIKLYFYNGGKGVDERLQPGINEMLEALLNRGYVTGKDILYVEDKNADHSESAWAKRVPEMLKFLFPADD, encoded by the coding sequence ATGAAAAAGTTTTTACTTTCATTGTTTCTTCTTTCCTTTTTTGAACTTCAACCTCAGGTAAAATGTAAGTTTATTGTTAATTCTAAATTGTCAGATGAAAACTCGGTTATATGTATAACCGGGAATCATAAACTACTTGGCGAGTGGAATCCATCTTTAGTTCAGCTTCTTAAAATTAATGATTCTACCTGGAGCCGTGAATTTGTTTTTGAAAAACATCAAAAGCTTGAGTTTAAATTTACATTGGGCAGTTGGGATATGGAAGCTTTAGATTCAGCTGGGAAAAAGTTTCCTAACTTTCAAATGAATATTACAAATGACACTACACTGGTTTTTAAATTTAATAATTGGGGTAAAGAGCATAATGACTTTAAAGGGAAAATAACCGGGAGTGTACGTTATCATAAAAATTTTATCGGAATAAATATTCCCGCCCGAGATATTATAGTCTGGCTCCCGCCATCTTATGATTCGTTGAAAAATAAAAGATATCCGGTTTTATATATGAACGATGGACAGAATATTGTTGATCCGCTGACTTCTGCATTTGGTATTGATTGGCAGATTGATGAAGCAGCAGATAGTTTAATTAAAAACCATTCGATAAATGAAATGATTATTGTTGGAATTTATAACTCGGATAAAAGAAATTCAGAATATAGTAATACTCCTTTAGGTAATGCTTATATGAATTTTATTGTAAATCAGCTTAAACCATTTATTGATGTAACTTATAGAACTTTAGATAATAGAGAAAATACAACTATATGCGGCTCTTCTCTCGGCGGACTAATTTCTTTTATACTTGTTTGGGAATATGATTATGTTTTCTCAAAAGCTGCTTGTTTTTCACCGGCTTTTAAAATTGATCAATTTGATTATGTTACCTCAGTTGAAAATTATTCGGGAGCAAGGAAAGATATTAAACTCTATTTCTATAATGGTGGAAAAGGAGTTGATGAAAGATTACAGCCTGGTATTAATGAAATGCTTGAAGCTTTATTAAATCGTGGATATGTAACCGGTAAAGATATTTTATATGTTGAAGATAAAAATGCGGATCATTCTGAATCAGCCTGGGCTAAAAGAGTGCCTGAAATGTTAAAATTTCTATTCCCTGCAGATGATTAA
- a CDS encoding GNAT family protein: MIELHFDNYLIRSYKETDAESLSYNANHPDITKYLGEGFPFPYTIENARQWIRFALEKDTNLFFAIVSEDKVIGGISATPYSDVHRFTAEVGFWLGKEFWNKGITSGALKTFCNFLFTKFNFNRLTAKVFEGNDASKKVLLKCGFSLEGIHPESVFKNDKFEAHYTYGLLKKDFKYDR; encoded by the coding sequence ATGATAGAATTACATTTTGACAATTATCTTATTAGATCATATAAGGAAACAGATGCTGAATCACTTTCTTACAATGCAAATCATCCCGATATTACTAAGTATCTCGGAGAAGGTTTTCCATTTCCATATACTATTGAAAACGCTAGGCAATGGATAAGGTTTGCTCTGGAAAAAGATACAAATTTATTTTTTGCTATCGTAAGTGAAGATAAGGTAATCGGTGGAATAAGTGCAACGCCTTATTCTGATGTTCATAGATTCACTGCTGAAGTAGGTTTTTGGCTCGGTAAAGAATTCTGGAACAAAGGAATTACATCCGGAGCACTTAAGACCTTTTGTAATTTTCTTTTTACAAAATTCAATTTTAACAGATTAACAGCCAAAGTATTTGAAGGAAATGATGCTTCAAAAAAAGTACTTTTAAAATGCGGATTTTCACTTGAGGGTATTCATCCTGAGAGCGTTTTCAAAAATGATAAATTTGAGGCCCATTATACTTATGGATTATTAAAGAAAGATTTTAAATATGATCGCTAA
- a CDS encoding RNase adapter RapZ: protein MIANHLKLDLIRETFKTWYGKKADFILKLPQTASYREYYRVSYNNHTVIGVINEDRKENEAFLSFTKAFNKLNLNVPKVLYEDLNKDIYLLNDLGDTTLYSVIHANKHDYNSAPQLIELYKKTLEQLLKFQITADKSIDYNFCYPRAKFDRQSIVWDLNYFKYDFLKLGRIPFDEQLLENDFKTFADFVSSIKTDYFLYRDFQSRNVMIKDEQLFFIDYQGGRKGALQYDVASLLYDAKAEIPQYLREELLNHYLDKLESDYGLSRDEFMKSFYAFVLLRIMQAMGAYGFRGLFEKKVHLIKSILPARKNLKYLLETGKLDFDIPHLHQVFRNIISSDEFNIYEERFLPNEKLSVTITSFSYKREIPIDLADNGGGFVFDCRGLNNPGRHLEYKLLNGRDSDVIRFLVNNSNVAEFMDSVYKLVDSTIEKYLELGFKNLMVNFGCTGGQHRSVYCADKLYEYLKNKYDINVFLSHIEQGIKEEVVR from the coding sequence ATGATCGCTAATCATCTTAAACTCGATTTGATCAGAGAAACTTTTAAAACTTGGTACGGTAAAAAAGCTGATTTTATCCTCAAGCTTCCTCAAACTGCTTCTTACAGAGAATATTACAGAGTCTCTTATAACAACCACACAGTTATAGGAGTGATAAACGAAGACAGAAAAGAAAACGAAGCATTTTTATCATTTACAAAAGCATTTAATAAACTGAACCTTAATGTTCCCAAGGTATTATATGAAGACCTAAATAAAGATATTTATCTGTTAAATGATCTGGGAGATACTACTCTCTATTCTGTTATTCACGCAAATAAACACGATTATAATTCTGCTCCGCAGCTAATAGAACTTTATAAAAAAACATTAGAACAATTATTAAAATTCCAGATTACCGCTGATAAATCTATAGATTATAACTTTTGTTATCCGCGTGCAAAATTTGACCGGCAATCTATTGTGTGGGATTTAAATTATTTTAAGTATGATTTTTTAAAACTTGGTAGAATTCCATTTGACGAACAATTACTTGAAAATGATTTTAAGACATTTGCAGATTTTGTGTCTTCGATTAAAACTGACTATTTCCTTTACAGGGATTTTCAATCCAGAAACGTAATGATAAAGGATGAACAATTATTTTTTATTGACTATCAAGGCGGAAGAAAAGGGGCATTGCAATATGATGTTGCTTCTCTTCTGTATGATGCAAAAGCAGAAATACCACAATATCTTAGAGAAGAATTGTTAAATCATTATCTCGATAAACTCGAATCTGATTATGGTCTGAGCAGAGATGAATTTATGAAGTCATTTTATGCATTTGTTCTTTTAAGAATTATGCAGGCTATGGGGGCTTATGGTTTCAGAGGATTATTTGAGAAAAAAGTCCATCTTATAAAAAGTATTCTGCCTGCCAGAAAGAATCTCAAGTATCTGCTTGAAACCGGAAAACTTGATTTTGATATTCCCCATCTTCATCAAGTTTTTAGAAATATTATCTCATCTGATGAATTTAATATTTATGAAGAAAGATTCCTGCCTAATGAAAAACTATCAGTAACTATAACAAGTTTTTCTTATAAGCGGGAGATACCGATTGATCTGGCTGACAACGGCGGAGGATTTGTATTTGATTGCCGCGGATTGAATAATCCCGGAAGACATCTTGAATATAAACTATTAAATGGAAGAGACTCTGATGTGATCAGGTTTTTAGTAAATAATTCTAATGTTGCTGAGTTTATGGATAGTGTATATAAATTAGTTGATTCTACAATAGAGAAATATTTAGAACTTGGTTTTAAAAATTTAATGGTTAATTTTGGATGCACTGGCGGACAGCATAGATCTGTTTATTGTGCAGATAAACTTTATGAGTATCTTAAAAATAAGTATGATATTAATGTTTTTCTTTCACATATTGAACAAGGAATTAAAGAAGAGGTGGTAAGATAA
- a CDS encoding nucleotidyltransferase family protein gives MQAMILAAGLGTRLKPLTDDTPKALIKVYGRTLLETAIRNLIEYGFNKIVINVHHHADKIKHFIEANTFAADIFISDETDLLLDTGGGIKNALRFFDNLPVLIHNVDIISNLNLSEFYNYHLSDDSLASLVVSKRLSSRYLLFNKDNILCGWEDIRKNERIVVREEPDYQQLAFNGIHLINPELIKKFPEEKVFNVIKAYLTAAKTEEINAYVCNDIKWIDVGKIDSLQRAEELVKKIF, from the coding sequence ATGCAGGCAATGATCTTGGCAGCGGGATTAGGGACAAGGTTGAAACCTTTAACAGATGATACTCCAAAAGCACTTATCAAAGTTTACGGGAGAACATTACTTGAAACTGCGATAAGAAACCTGATTGAATATGGCTTTAATAAGATTGTTATTAATGTTCATCACCATGCGGACAAAATAAAACATTTTATTGAAGCAAATACTTTTGCCGCAGATATTTTTATTTCAGATGAAACTGATCTATTATTAGATACCGGCGGAGGAATTAAAAACGCATTACGTTTTTTTGATAATCTCCCTGTTCTGATTCATAATGTTGATATAATTTCAAACCTGAACTTGAGCGAGTTTTATAATTATCATCTCTCTGACGATTCACTCGCATCACTTGTTGTAAGTAAAAGACTGAGCAGCCGTTATTTACTGTTCAACAAAGATAATATCTTATGCGGGTGGGAAGATATTAGAAAAAATGAAAGAATAGTTGTAAGAGAAGAGCCGGATTATCAGCAATTAGCTTTTAACGGAATACATCTTATTAATCCAGAACTGATAAAAAAATTTCCTGAGGAGAAAGTATTTAATGTAATCAAAGCATATTTAACTGCAGCAAAAACTGAAGAAATCAATGCTTACGTCTGTAATGATATAAAATGGATTGATGTTGGTAAAATAGATTCATTGCAAAGAGCCGAAGAACTTGTAAAAAAGATTTTCTGA
- the lptB gene encoding LPS export ABC transporter ATP-binding protein, whose protein sequence is MSTTLRSEDLVKIYKKRAVVNKASVKVSKGEIVGLLGPNGAGKTTTFYMITGMIKPESGKVFLDETDITKIPMYKRARMGIGYLPQEASIFRTLSVENNLLAVLEMTKLDAKARKEKCEKLLEELSITHIRKSIGFQLSGGERRRTEIARALATDPSFILLDEPFAGVDPIAVEDIMNIVSNLKNRGIGVLVTDHNVHETLSIVDKAYILINGVIFKQGSADALANDEEVRKLYLGEKFKLDRYE, encoded by the coding sequence ATGAGTACTACTTTAAGAAGCGAAGACCTTGTTAAGATTTATAAAAAAAGAGCAGTTGTAAACAAAGCATCTGTTAAAGTATCAAAAGGGGAGATTGTGGGTTTGCTGGGTCCTAACGGCGCTGGTAAAACCACAACCTTTTATATGATTACAGGAATGATAAAACCAGAATCAGGCAAAGTATTTCTGGATGAAACAGATATTACAAAAATACCAATGTATAAAAGAGCAAGAATGGGTATCGGATATTTACCCCAGGAAGCATCTATCTTCAGAACCTTATCTGTAGAAAATAATTTACTGGCTGTCCTTGAAATGACTAAGCTGGACGCCAAGGCACGAAAGGAAAAATGTGAAAAACTTCTTGAAGAGCTCTCAATAACTCATATTAGAAAAAGCATCGGATTTCAACTTAGCGGCGGTGAAAGAAGAAGAACTGAAATTGCACGAGCGCTTGCTACTGATCCGAGTTTTATTTTACTGGATGAACCTTTTGCCGGTGTTGACCCGATTGCAGTTGAAGATATTATGAACATTGTTTCTAATCTTAAAAACAGGGGAATAGGAGTTTTGGTTACTGATCATAATGTGCATGAAACATTAAGCATCGTTGATAAGGCTTACATTTTAATCAATGGAGTTATTTTTAAGCAGGGAAGTGCCGATGCGTTAGCAAATGACGAAGAAGTAAGAAAACTATATCTTGGTGAGAAGTTTAAACTGGATAGATATGAGTAA
- a CDS encoding OstA-like protein yields MKVKLTLICVFLLSVISIAQHSKLITVIGDSLVGRMVNGESTREVYGNVVLTQGKVRITCNKAIQYISRNEAELIGNVIATKDTLTIKTPHGYYFGNLEKTKSTSGVYLDDKKVILTADSGEYYFNEDRAFFQSKVKLYDTTTTLTSNQLTYYQQQNRAIAVGDVLIFDGENQIYADTLEHFRNTKITFAFSNVRLVNLKNNSEIFGQHLEDYRQKGYSLVDRDPLFIQVDTTFTQNEDGTETIQLDTLFIKSRIMEAYRDSAERFFAIDSVKILKENFASINDLTIFYRNDERIVTSKINSESAQPVLWNENSQLTGDSITIYLVENKIKQLDVDGSSFMLSQNENYLKRYDQTSSAQIKLFFNQGKIFRAEFYGNVFSIYYMYDGETANGLTKSNSASTTVIFENNEVTEVKLYKDPASEFYPEKQVAGNEKDYLLPRFVVHKNKPVKTEMYNLLNKFK; encoded by the coding sequence ATGAAAGTAAAGCTAACATTGATTTGTGTTTTTCTTCTGTCAGTTATATCCATTGCACAGCATAGTAAACTTATTACTGTAATTGGTGATTCACTTGTAGGGCGAATGGTAAACGGAGAATCTACAAGGGAGGTTTACGGGAATGTAGTCTTAACTCAGGGTAAAGTAAGGATTACCTGTAATAAAGCTATTCAATATATTTCGCGTAACGAAGCTGAACTTATCGGAAATGTTATTGCAACTAAAGATACATTAACAATTAAAACCCCGCACGGCTATTACTTTGGTAATCTTGAAAAAACAAAAAGCACTTCCGGTGTTTATCTTGATGATAAAAAGGTTATCCTTACTGCTGACAGTGGAGAATATTATTTTAATGAAGACCGTGCATTTTTTCAATCCAAAGTTAAGCTGTATGATACAACAACAACCTTAACCTCAAATCAACTGACTTATTACCAGCAGCAGAACAGAGCAATTGCAGTGGGGGATGTTCTTATCTTCGATGGTGAAAACCAGATTTATGCTGATACTCTTGAACATTTCAGAAATACAAAAATTACTTTTGCTTTTAGTAATGTAAGATTAGTTAATCTGAAAAATAATTCAGAGATCTTTGGGCAACATCTTGAAGACTATAGGCAGAAAGGATATTCATTAGTAGATCGTGATCCTTTATTTATTCAGGTTGATACAACATTTACACAAAATGAAGACGGAACAGAAACGATTCAGCTTGATACTTTATTTATTAAATCCAGGATAATGGAAGCATACCGGGATTCAGCCGAAAGATTTTTTGCGATTGATTCAGTAAAAATATTAAAAGAAAATTTTGCTTCAATTAATGACCTGACTATATTTTATCGTAATGATGAAAGAATTGTAACAAGCAAAATAAATTCTGAATCAGCACAACCGGTTTTATGGAACGAAAACTCTCAGTTAACAGGAGATTCAATCACGATCTATCTTGTAGAAAATAAGATAAAACAACTTGATGTTGACGGCAGTTCTTTTATGCTCTCACAAAATGAGAATTATCTTAAACGATATGATCAAACTTCAAGCGCACAGATAAAACTTTTTTTTAATCAAGGCAAAATCTTTCGTGCAGAGTTTTATGGTAATGTGTTTTCTATCTATTATATGTATGATGGTGAAACAGCTAATGGATTGACTAAATCAAATTCTGCTTCCACAACTGTTATTTTTGAGAATAACGAAGTAACTGAAGTTAAATTATATAAAGATCCTGCCAGCGAATTCTATCCAGAAAAACAAGTTGCGGGAAATGAAAAGGACTATCTGCTGCCAAGATTTGTTGTTCATAAAAATAAGCCAGTTAAAACTGAAATGTATAATCTTCTGAATAAATTTAAATAA
- the lptC gene encoding LPS export ABC transporter periplasmic protein LptC — MKYILVFISFLALFQCCSSKRVKPAVDVNLNTQELPSQESWNSVVTFSDSGKTKAILWAGHLKKFDDKRETFLDQNIKVDFYNNDELKTSTLTSKNGRVDETTNNLFAIDSVVVYSDSVTIRTEEMMWRNKDRKIVSDKFVTVISPQEKIEGYGFESDQNLKNYVIYNITYVTRADTVQ, encoded by the coding sequence ATGAAGTATATTTTAGTCTTCATCTCATTTCTTGCTCTTTTCCAGTGTTGCTCTTCAAAACGGGTTAAACCTGCAGTTGATGTTAATCTGAACACTCAGGAATTGCCGTCACAGGAAAGCTGGAACTCTGTTGTTACTTTTTCTGATTCCGGAAAAACAAAAGCAATACTTTGGGCAGGGCATCTGAAAAAATTTGATGATAAACGAGAGACTTTTTTGGATCAAAACATCAAAGTTGATTTTTATAATAATGATGAGTTAAAAACATCAACACTTACTTCCAAAAATGGAAGAGTTGATGAAACCACAAATAATTTATTTGCAATTGACAGTGTTGTTGTTTACAGTGATAGTGTAACAATACGCACTGAAGAGATGATGTGGAGAAACAAAGACAGGAAAATTGTTTCTGATAAATTTGTTACTGTTATTTCTCCTCAGGAAAAAATTGAAGGTTATGGATTTGAATCCGATCAGAATCTGAAAAATTATGTTATCTATAATATAACCTATGTTACAAGAGCGGATACTGTTCAATGA